In a genomic window of Procambarus clarkii isolate CNS0578487 chromosome 10, FALCON_Pclarkii_2.0, whole genome shotgun sequence:
- the LOC123773955 gene encoding uncharacterized protein, which produces MPASPTIMPASPTIMPASPIIMPASPTIMPASPTIMPASPTIMPASPTIMPASPTIMPASPTIMPASPIIMPASPTIMPASPTIMPASPIIMPASPTIMPASPIIMPASPTIMPASPIIMPASPTIMPASPTIMPASPTIMPTCPHHYALHVRALFGPGATPWSSLP; this is translated from the coding sequence ATGCCCGCCAGTCCTACCATCATGCCCGCTAGTCCTACCATCATGCCCGCTAGTCCTATCATCATGCCCGCTAGTCCTACCATCATGCCCGCTAGTCCTACCATCATGCCCGCTAGTCCTACCATCATGCCCGCTAGTCCTACCATCATGCCCGCTAGTCCTACCATCATGCCCGCCAGTCCTACCATCATGCCCGCTAGTCCTATCATCATGCCCGCTAGTCCTACCATCATGCCCGCTAGTCCTACCATCATGCCCGCTAGTCCTATCATCATGCCCGCTAGTCCTACCATCATGCCCGCTAGTCCTATCATCATGCCCGCTAGTCCTACCATCATGCCCGCTAGTCCTATCATCATGCCCGCTAGTCCTACCATCATGCCCGCTAGTCCTACCATCATGCCCGCTAGTCCTACCATCATGCCTACGTGCCCCCACCATTATGCCCTGCATGTTAGAGCATTATTCGGGCCTGGTGCAACACCATGGTCATCATTACCGTGA